CCAGCTCGGAGGCCACATCTTCCCTGAGCTTGGGAATAGCAGCCACTTAGAGGTGATCAATATTGTAAACAACAACTTCTCCGGGGTGTTCCCGCCATCCGTTTGCAATGGAGGAACACTAGTTTTGGCCTGGGCTAGATACAATGGATTTACAAGCATTCGCCAGCAGACCTTCCAAAACTGCACAACCCTGGTGGCCATTGACTTCGTGGCAAACAACATTGTTGCAGATATAAGGGACTATTTTGGTGACCTTCCACTTCCAGGGGAGCTTCAGGCGATAGCTTTCAGTCAAAACCAGCTGTATGGCACGCTTCTGACAGACCAAGGCGAGGTATTTATTTGCAACCATTCTCGTTTATACCATGTAGACCTATCACACAATTCTTTACATGGTGGTCTCTCCAAGTGCTTCTGGGAGATGCCAGGTTTGACATTCATGGATCTGTCCAGCAACTCTTTCAGCGGTGTAGTTCCATTTTCGAGGACATGCCAAGATACTCTTAAGTATCTACACCTAGCCAATAATCATTCCGAAGGagcctttcctttggctcttaaGAAATGCAAAAGCCTTACCACTTTAGACCTTGGAGGCAATAGTTTCTCAGGTACAATACCATCTTGGATAAGTAGGAGCTTACCGGGACTCAAATTTCTTCGTCTGTCAACAAACATGTTTGAAGGTGTCATACCCCCCCAGATATTACACTTTGAGAAACTCCGTCTATTGGACTTGTCAAGAAATAAGCTCACTGGACCCATTCCAGATGATTTTACGAATTTTACTGGCATGGCACACGAACATGAAGAGGGATATGTTGGAGAAGCCATGTACTCCTTTCATGCACCACAAATTCAAATAGTGTGGAAGAATGTGGAATATTTTTACATTATGCTGAGAGCAGGCATGGCCGGTATCGACTTATCTGGAAACTCTCTATCAGAGGAGATCCCAAATGGGCTCACAACCCTTGTTGGACTCAGGTACCTGAACCTTTCAGGAAATCACCTATCAGGTTGTATTCCAGAAGACATTGGCAATCTGGTACTGCTGGAGTCCTTGGACCTTTCTGTGAACCAACTATGGGGGGAAATTCCTCCAAGCTTTGCAGATTTGAAGAGCATAAGCGCTCTGAACCTCTCGAGCAACAGTCTATCAGGGAGGATACCTACGGGCGATCAGCTGCGGACACTCATAGATCCGTCCATATACAGTAATAATCCTGGGCTA
Above is a genomic segment from Triticum aestivum cultivar Chinese Spring unplaced genomic scaffold, IWGSC CS RefSeq v2.1 scaffold121469, whole genome shotgun sequence containing:
- the LOC123177204 gene encoding MDIS1-interacting receptor like kinase 2-like, whose protein sequence is MPGFGLNGVLPEGITNLTSLEELDLHSVNLTGSIPPTIGMLVKLQWLSLEFNNLTGSIPLEIGNMTELEAINLSYNYLEGQLPDTISRLTNLQYLHLARNQLGGHIFPELGNSSHLEVINIVNNNFSGVFPPSVCNGGTLVLAWARYNGFTSIRQQTFQNCTTLVAIDFVANNIVADIRDYFGDLPLPGELQAIAFSQNQLYGTLLTDQGEVFICNHSRLYHVDLSHNSLHGGLSKCFWEMPGLTFMDLSSNSFSGVVPFSRTCQDTLKYLHLANNHSEGAFPLALKKCKSLTTLDLGGNSFSGMAGIDLSGNSLSEEIPNGLTTLVGLRYLNLSGNHLSGCIPEDIGNLVLLESLDLSVNQLWGEIPPSFADLKSISALNLSSNSLSGRIPTGDQLRTLIDPSIYSNNPGLCGVPLEDCINSPTPTQTEKSLDEDREALWLYCFVVAGFMCGFWLYWGMFIFRSETWIYAFYQYVDNMQAKAAKKMYSCMSRFQASGSE